The following proteins come from a genomic window of Thermoproteus sp.:
- a CDS encoding energy-coupling factor transporter ATPase has translation MRIIELNNVFVRYVEPYRLALREVTLSIEEGEFVLLVGRTGSGKSTLINTINGVIPNIVKAEVRGKVSVLGKDPRTSPVYKTALEVGTVYQVPESQIFALVVEDDVAFGLENRAIPPDEIRERVREALELVGLWRKRTHPTFLLSGGEKQRLAIAAILALRPKVLILDEPTSMLDAVGTKEVFELLGRLNEEGMTIIVAEHKVEKVLPMADRVIALDNGVVALDEEPHRAVAKGLSKFGVEEPQVAYLHKAVKPEDVVAPITVEEFLEVDRDVKLEVLEEREPLSGEAIVEARGVVFKYPGNESPTLKGVDLEVPRGAVVSIVGPNGSGKSTLMYLLAGIYKPTEGSVRIAGKSPAELSGSERVKLVGYAFQDPDQMLMNTTVKAEIEMTLRLAGIRGRVLGRLAQQVAKDLGIEKLLDRSPHKLSVGQRRLVSLAAVLAASPKVLILDEPTRGLDRETAETTMKYLMDLRRERDMTIVLVSHDMRQVGDYSQLVYVMYDGRIAFKGTPEEVFAEAERHREWGVDPPQVYYVAKSFGKLAASAKRVRVRL, from the coding sequence ATGCGGATAATCGAACTCAATAATGTTTTTGTTAGGTATGTAGAGCCCTATAGGCTCGCCTTGAGGGAAGTCACGCTCTCCATAGAGGAGGGCGAGTTCGTGTTGCTGGTGGGCAGGACGGGGTCGGGCAAGTCGACGCTCATAAACACCATAAATGGGGTGATACCCAATATCGTCAAGGCGGAGGTCAGAGGGAAGGTGTCGGTGTTGGGCAAAGACCCGCGGACCTCGCCCGTCTACAAGACGGCCCTAGAGGTGGGCACGGTCTACCAGGTCCCCGAGAGCCAGATCTTCGCGTTGGTCGTCGAGGACGACGTGGCCTTCGGCCTCGAGAATAGGGCGATCCCGCCCGACGAGATTAGAGAGAGGGTGCGGGAGGCGTTGGAGCTCGTCGGTCTCTGGAGGAAGAGGACGCATCCGACTTTCCTCCTGAGTGGGGGCGAGAAGCAGAGGCTGGCGATAGCCGCCATATTGGCCTTGAGGCCCAAGGTGTTGATTTTAGACGAGCCGACCTCCATGTTGGACGCCGTGGGCACTAAGGAGGTGTTCGAGCTGTTGGGGAGGCTCAACGAGGAGGGCATGACCATCATTGTGGCCGAACATAAGGTGGAGAAGGTGCTCCCCATGGCCGATAGGGTGATAGCTCTCGACAACGGCGTCGTGGCGCTGGACGAGGAGCCGCATAGGGCTGTGGCCAAAGGGCTGAGCAAATTCGGCGTTGAGGAGCCGCAGGTGGCCTATCTACATAAGGCCGTCAAGCCGGAGGACGTAGTTGCGCCCATAACAGTAGAGGAGTTTCTTGAGGTCGATAGGGACGTGAAGTTGGAGGTGTTGGAGGAGCGGGAGCCTCTGTCGGGCGAGGCCATAGTCGAGGCGCGCGGCGTCGTCTTCAAGTATCCGGGCAACGAGTCGCCCACTCTGAAGGGAGTCGACTTGGAAGTGCCCAGAGGCGCCGTGGTGAGCATCGTGGGTCCCAATGGGTCCGGCAAGTCGACCCTTATGTACCTCCTGGCGGGCATATACAAGCCCACCGAGGGCTCCGTGAGGATAGCCGGCAAGAGCCCGGCGGAGCTCTCGGGCTCCGAGCGGGTGAAGCTGGTGGGCTACGCCTTTCAAGACCCCGACCAGATGTTGATGAATACCACGGTTAAGGCCGAGATAGAGATGACTCTGAGGCTTGCGGGAATTAGGGGGAGGGTGTTGGGCAGATTGGCGCAACAGGTGGCGAAGGACCTCGGCATAGAGAAGCTCCTGGATAGAAGTCCCCACAAGCTCTCTGTGGGCCAGAGGCGTCTAGTCAGCCTGGCCGCGGTCCTCGCCGCCTCGCCCAAGGTCTTAATTTTGGATGAGCCCACGAGGGGGCTCGATAGGGAGACCGCGGAGACGACTATGAAGTACCTAATGGATTTGAGGCGGGAACGCGATATGACTATAGTCCTCGTGAGCCACGACATGAGGCAGGTGGGCGACTACAGCCAGCTGGTCTACGTCATGTACGACGGGAGGATAGCCTTCAAGGGCACGCCCGAGGAGGTCTTCGCCGA